One window from the genome of Cyprinus carpio isolate SPL01 chromosome B1, ASM1834038v1, whole genome shotgun sequence encodes:
- the LOC109094576 gene encoding integrin alpha-6-like isoform X3, with amino-acid sequence MGSYMTLTLPLLSLLGWTLISAFNLDKDNVIKKTGDPNSLFGFSLAMHRQLRPADKRMLLVGAPKAKALSGQKSSITGGMYKCDINSPSQFCQRVMFDNEENLQTENKENQWMGVTVQSQGPGGKILACAHRYQRRMFVGLPQELRDVTGRCYVLSEDLTINNSEDEDGGEWMFCNGRNRGHERFGSCQQGLSATFTKDHHYLVFGAPGAYNWKGLVRMEQKNSSLWEMNVFDDGPYEVGDENQLDPELVPVPANSYLGFSLDSGKMLTKRGQLTIVAGAPRANHSGAVVLLKKDDVKSSMLTAEYILEGSGLASSFGYDLAVLDINGDGWQDIVVGAPQYFIKDGDIGGAIYVYLNEEGAWDKITPKRIEGAAYSMFGLAVENMGDVNLDGYHDVAVGAPYDSKGVGKVFIFHGSTTGLNKAQVLEGQDHKVKLFGYSLAGNMDLDRNNYPDLAIGSLSDSVFVYRARSVISIEKTVTTTPKELDLTKKNCGDTICLDVKACFKFTVKPQNYNPTLRVKYTITVESERKKLSLPSRVIFNPRSVNEYESTGEVELKGQGTESCVTRGLRLQETLKDKLRSIPIDVSVEILNPSTRRKRQSALPNLLPILDKNQEATTATNVQFIKEGCGTDFVCNSDLRLQYKFHTREPNTYIFHPLPEEKGAPILSLSDQKDIALEIKVENKGEDAYEAQLSSSFPKSLSYSKVYTKSDDKPFSCQANQNGSQAECEIGNPFKKDAETTFYFILSTGGISLDTTEIEIDLVLKTTSNQTQLPRIKAKATVKIQLLLSLSGIAKPSQVYFTGEVKGESAMKLATDVGSPIDYEFRVTNLGKPLKSFGTASMVIQWPKHNSQGKWLLYLMKMTSSGLDSFSCTNQNEVNKLGLKEPSESRTKREIGETPAKEGTASLFTDKRKYIVLSCEDGAECITFRCPLAGMDSNAVISLRAYLWNSTFLEDYAKLNYIDIIVKASLDFKSSATNIQLKNEPALVRVTVFPEHRVAQYGGMPWWVLLVAILLGLLLLGLLVFLLWKCGFFGKSDKEPEKERLTPDA; translated from the exons ATGGGATCTTACATGACTTTAACTTTACCGCTTCTCAGTTTGTTGGGATGGACGCTGATCTCTGCCTTCAACCTGGACAAGGACAATGTTATCAAGAAAACGGGAGATCCCAACAGCTTGTTCGGTTTCTCCCTTGCCATGCACCGACAACTCAGACCAGCTGATAAAAGAat GTTGCTTGTTGGTGCACCAAAAGCTAAAGCATTGTCCGGGCAGAAGTCAAGCATTACGGGAGGCATGTACAAATGTGACATAAATTCTCCCAGTCAGTTTTGCCAACGAGTGATGTTTGACAATGAAG AAAACCTGCAAACGGAAAATAAGGAAAACCAGTGGATGGGAGTTACTGTACAGAGCCAGGGACCTGGAGGAAAGATAttg GCCTGTGCGCATCGCTACCAGCGACGCATGTTTGTGGGATTACCTCAGGAGCTGCGTGATGTCACGGGTCGTTGCTACGTACTTAGTGAGGACCTAACGATTAATAATTCCGAAGATGAAGATGGAGGGGAGTGGATGTTCTGTAAcgggagaaacagaggacacGAGCGCTTTGGATCATGCCAGCAGGGTCTCTCTGCCACATTCACAAAGGACCATCACTATCTGGTGTTTGGAGCACCGGGTGCTTACAACTGGAAAG GACTGGTGCGGATGGAGCAGAAGAACAGCTCTCTGTGGGAAATGAATGTCTTTGATGACGGCCCATATGAAGTCGGAGATGAGAATCAACTTGATCCAGAGCTGGTGCCTGTCCCTGCTAACAGTTATTTAG GTTTTTCTCTGGACTCTGGAAAAATGCTGACCAAGAGAGGTCAATTGACTATTGTTGCTGGGGCTCCAAGAGCCAATCACAGTGGGGCAGTTGTGCTATTAAAGAAGGACGACGTTAAATCATCCATGTTGACAGCTGAATACATACTGGAGGGTTCCGGACTTGCCTCTTCCTTTGGTTATGATCTTGCGGTGCTTGACATTAATGGAGATGG GTGGCAGGACATTGTAGTCGGAGCACCTCAGTACTTTATTAAGGACGGTGATATCGGTGGGGCCATCTATGTTTATCTTAACGAGGAAGGGGCTTGGGACAAGATCACCCCCAAGAGAATTGAAGGAGCTGCTTATTCCATGTTTGGTTTGGCTGTGGAAAACATGGGAGATGTGAACCTGGATGGTTATCATG ATGTTGCAGTTGGTGCCCCATATGACAGTAAGGGAGTTGGAAAAGTATTTATCTTCCATGGTTCAACAACAGGTCTTAACAAAGCCCAG GTTCTTGAAGGACAAGATCACAAAGTGAAACTCTTCGGATACTCTCTTGCTGGCAACATGGATTTAGACAGAAATAATTACCCTGATCTGGCTATCGGATCTCTCTCTGATTCAGTGTTTGTGTACAG GGCACGGTCAGTTATCAGCATTGAAAAGACTGTCACCACCACTCCAAAGGAGTTAGATCTCACGAAGAAAAACTGTGGAGACACTATATG cCTTGATGTAAAAGCCTGCTTCAAATTTACAGTCAAACCCCAAAACTACAATCCTACACTGA GGGTGAAATACACTATCACGGTTGAATCTGAACGGAAGAAACTTAGTCTTCCTTCTAGAGTCATCTTCAACCCGCGCTCAGTCAATGAGTATGAAAGCACAGGAGAAGTAGAGCTCAAGGGTCAGGGCACAGAAAGCTGCGTTACCAGAGGCCTCAGACTGCAG GAAACCCTAAAAGACAAACTGAGAAGTATCCCGATTGATGTCTCTGTGGAGATCCTGAACCCATCCACACGCAGGAAGAGACAGAGTGCTCTCCCGAACCTGCTTCCCATCCTGGACAAGAACCAAGAAGCCACCACTGCTACCAAT GTTCAATTTATCAAGGAAGGATGTGGTACTGATTTTGTCTGTAATAGTGACCTGCGACTACAGTATAAATTCCACACCAGGGAACCAAACACATACATCTTTCATCCATTACCTga ggAAAAAGGAGCTCCCATCCTGTCTCTTAGTGATCAGAAGGACATTGCCTTGGAGATCAAGGTGGAGAACAAGGGTGAAGATGCTTATGAAGCGCAGCTGTCTTCCTCGTTCCCCAAATCCCTCTCTTATTCGAAAGTTTACACTAAATCTGAT GATAAACCTTTCAGTTGTCAGGCCAATCAGAATGGGTCACAAGCCGAATGCGAAATTGGAAATCCATTCAAAAAAGATGCTGAg aCAACTTTTTACTTCATTCTGAGCACGGGAGGAATTTCTTTGGATACaactgaaattgaaattgatCTTGTACTCAAAAC GACAAGTAATCAGACCCAGTTACCAAGAATCAAAGCCAAAGCCACTGTTAAGATCCAGCTGCTGTTGTCCCTCTCAGG CATTGCTAAGCCATCTCAGGTCTACTTTACTGGAGAAGTTAAAGGAGAGAGCGCAATGAAGTTGGCAACTGATGTCGGCAGTCCAATTGACTATGAATTCAGG GTTACAAATTTGGGCAAACCCCTTAAATCATTCGGTACGGCTTCTATGGTTATCCAATGGCCTAAGCATAACTCTCAGGGCAAGTGGCTGCTGTACCTCATGAAGATGACCTCCTCCGGTTTAGACAGCTTCAGCTGCACCAATCAAAATGAGGTCAACAAACTCGGTTTGAAG GAGCCTTCAGAGTCACGAACTAAACGTGAAATTGGGGAAACTCCTGCAAAAGAGGGAACAGCCTCTCTCTTTACTGACAAGAGGAAATACATTGTTTTG TCGTGTGAGGATGGGGCGGAGTGTATCACATTCAGATGTCCTCTAGCGGGAATGGACAGCAATGCTGTCATCAGCCTGAGAGCTTATCTTTGGAACTCTACCTTCCTGGAG GACTATGCAAAATTGAACTACATTGATATTATTGTCAAGGCATCACTTGATTTCAAGAGCTCAGCTACAAATATACAGCTGAAAAATGAACCAGCACTG GTACGCGTCACCGTGTTTCCGGAGCACAGAGTTGCGCAGTACGGCGGTATGCCCTGGTGGGTCTTACTGGTGGCCATTTTACTCGGACTCCTTTTGCTGGGCCTTTTGGTCTTCTTGCTTTGGAAG TGTGGTTTTTTCGGCAAAAGCGACAAAGAACCTGAAAAAGAGAGGCTGACGCCAGATGCgtaa
- the LOC109094576 gene encoding integrin alpha-6-like isoform X1 — MGSYMTLTLPLLSLLGWTLISAFNLDKDNVIKKTGDPNSLFGFSLAMHRQLRPADKRMLLVGAPKAKALSGQKSSITGGMYKCDINSPSQFCQRVMFDNEENLQTENKENQWMGVTVQSQGPGGKILACAHRYQRRMFVGLPQELRDVTGRCYVLSEDLTINNSEDEDGGEWMFCNGRNRGHERFGSCQQGLSATFTKDHHYLVFGAPGAYNWKGLVRMEQKNSSLWEMNVFDDGPYEVGDENQLDPELVPVPANSYLGFSLDSGKMLTKRGQLTIVAGAPRANHSGAVVLLKKDDVKSSMLTAEYILEGSGLASSFGYDLAVLDINGDGWQDIVVGAPQYFIKDGDIGGAIYVYLNEEGAWDKITPKRIEGAAYSMFGLAVENMGDVNLDGYHDVAVGAPYDSKGVGKVFIFHGSTTGLNKAQVLEGQDHKVKLFGYSLAGNMDLDRNNYPDLAIGSLSDSVFVYRARSVISIEKTVTTTPKELDLTKKNCGDTICLDVKACFKFTVKPQNYNPTLRVKYTITVESERKKLSLPSRVIFNPRSVNEYESTGEVELKGQGTESCVTRGLRLQETLKDKLRSIPIDVSVEILNPSTRRKRQSALPNLLPILDKNQEATTATNVQFIKEGCGTDFVCNSDLRLQYKFHTREPNTYIFHPLPEEKGAPILSLSDQKDIALEIKVENKGEDAYEAQLSSSFPKSLSYSKVYTKSDDKPFSCQANQNGSQAECEIGNPFKKDAETTFYFILSTGGISLDTTEIEIDLVLKTTSNQTQLPRIKAKATVKIQLLLSLSGIAKPSQVYFTGEVKGESAMKLATDVGSPIDYEFRVTNLGKPLKSFGTASMVIQWPKHNSQGKWLLYLMKMTSSGLDSFSCTNQNEVNKLGLKEPSESRTKREIGETPAKEGTASLFTDKRKYIVLSCEDGAECITFRCPLAGMDSNAVISLRAYLWNSTFLEDYAKLNYIDIIVKASLDFKSSATNIQLKNEPALVRVTVFPEHRVAQYGGMPWWVLLVAILLGLLLLGLLVFLLWKCGFFKRSKYDDSVPSYSAVRIKWEERGKEPGKEEMDPPEKKQWMTSWNENESYS, encoded by the exons ATGGGATCTTACATGACTTTAACTTTACCGCTTCTCAGTTTGTTGGGATGGACGCTGATCTCTGCCTTCAACCTGGACAAGGACAATGTTATCAAGAAAACGGGAGATCCCAACAGCTTGTTCGGTTTCTCCCTTGCCATGCACCGACAACTCAGACCAGCTGATAAAAGAat GTTGCTTGTTGGTGCACCAAAAGCTAAAGCATTGTCCGGGCAGAAGTCAAGCATTACGGGAGGCATGTACAAATGTGACATAAATTCTCCCAGTCAGTTTTGCCAACGAGTGATGTTTGACAATGAAG AAAACCTGCAAACGGAAAATAAGGAAAACCAGTGGATGGGAGTTACTGTACAGAGCCAGGGACCTGGAGGAAAGATAttg GCCTGTGCGCATCGCTACCAGCGACGCATGTTTGTGGGATTACCTCAGGAGCTGCGTGATGTCACGGGTCGTTGCTACGTACTTAGTGAGGACCTAACGATTAATAATTCCGAAGATGAAGATGGAGGGGAGTGGATGTTCTGTAAcgggagaaacagaggacacGAGCGCTTTGGATCATGCCAGCAGGGTCTCTCTGCCACATTCACAAAGGACCATCACTATCTGGTGTTTGGAGCACCGGGTGCTTACAACTGGAAAG GACTGGTGCGGATGGAGCAGAAGAACAGCTCTCTGTGGGAAATGAATGTCTTTGATGACGGCCCATATGAAGTCGGAGATGAGAATCAACTTGATCCAGAGCTGGTGCCTGTCCCTGCTAACAGTTATTTAG GTTTTTCTCTGGACTCTGGAAAAATGCTGACCAAGAGAGGTCAATTGACTATTGTTGCTGGGGCTCCAAGAGCCAATCACAGTGGGGCAGTTGTGCTATTAAAGAAGGACGACGTTAAATCATCCATGTTGACAGCTGAATACATACTGGAGGGTTCCGGACTTGCCTCTTCCTTTGGTTATGATCTTGCGGTGCTTGACATTAATGGAGATGG GTGGCAGGACATTGTAGTCGGAGCACCTCAGTACTTTATTAAGGACGGTGATATCGGTGGGGCCATCTATGTTTATCTTAACGAGGAAGGGGCTTGGGACAAGATCACCCCCAAGAGAATTGAAGGAGCTGCTTATTCCATGTTTGGTTTGGCTGTGGAAAACATGGGAGATGTGAACCTGGATGGTTATCATG ATGTTGCAGTTGGTGCCCCATATGACAGTAAGGGAGTTGGAAAAGTATTTATCTTCCATGGTTCAACAACAGGTCTTAACAAAGCCCAG GTTCTTGAAGGACAAGATCACAAAGTGAAACTCTTCGGATACTCTCTTGCTGGCAACATGGATTTAGACAGAAATAATTACCCTGATCTGGCTATCGGATCTCTCTCTGATTCAGTGTTTGTGTACAG GGCACGGTCAGTTATCAGCATTGAAAAGACTGTCACCACCACTCCAAAGGAGTTAGATCTCACGAAGAAAAACTGTGGAGACACTATATG cCTTGATGTAAAAGCCTGCTTCAAATTTACAGTCAAACCCCAAAACTACAATCCTACACTGA GGGTGAAATACACTATCACGGTTGAATCTGAACGGAAGAAACTTAGTCTTCCTTCTAGAGTCATCTTCAACCCGCGCTCAGTCAATGAGTATGAAAGCACAGGAGAAGTAGAGCTCAAGGGTCAGGGCACAGAAAGCTGCGTTACCAGAGGCCTCAGACTGCAG GAAACCCTAAAAGACAAACTGAGAAGTATCCCGATTGATGTCTCTGTGGAGATCCTGAACCCATCCACACGCAGGAAGAGACAGAGTGCTCTCCCGAACCTGCTTCCCATCCTGGACAAGAACCAAGAAGCCACCACTGCTACCAAT GTTCAATTTATCAAGGAAGGATGTGGTACTGATTTTGTCTGTAATAGTGACCTGCGACTACAGTATAAATTCCACACCAGGGAACCAAACACATACATCTTTCATCCATTACCTga ggAAAAAGGAGCTCCCATCCTGTCTCTTAGTGATCAGAAGGACATTGCCTTGGAGATCAAGGTGGAGAACAAGGGTGAAGATGCTTATGAAGCGCAGCTGTCTTCCTCGTTCCCCAAATCCCTCTCTTATTCGAAAGTTTACACTAAATCTGAT GATAAACCTTTCAGTTGTCAGGCCAATCAGAATGGGTCACAAGCCGAATGCGAAATTGGAAATCCATTCAAAAAAGATGCTGAg aCAACTTTTTACTTCATTCTGAGCACGGGAGGAATTTCTTTGGATACaactgaaattgaaattgatCTTGTACTCAAAAC GACAAGTAATCAGACCCAGTTACCAAGAATCAAAGCCAAAGCCACTGTTAAGATCCAGCTGCTGTTGTCCCTCTCAGG CATTGCTAAGCCATCTCAGGTCTACTTTACTGGAGAAGTTAAAGGAGAGAGCGCAATGAAGTTGGCAACTGATGTCGGCAGTCCAATTGACTATGAATTCAGG GTTACAAATTTGGGCAAACCCCTTAAATCATTCGGTACGGCTTCTATGGTTATCCAATGGCCTAAGCATAACTCTCAGGGCAAGTGGCTGCTGTACCTCATGAAGATGACCTCCTCCGGTTTAGACAGCTTCAGCTGCACCAATCAAAATGAGGTCAACAAACTCGGTTTGAAG GAGCCTTCAGAGTCACGAACTAAACGTGAAATTGGGGAAACTCCTGCAAAAGAGGGAACAGCCTCTCTCTTTACTGACAAGAGGAAATACATTGTTTTG TCGTGTGAGGATGGGGCGGAGTGTATCACATTCAGATGTCCTCTAGCGGGAATGGACAGCAATGCTGTCATCAGCCTGAGAGCTTATCTTTGGAACTCTACCTTCCTGGAG GACTATGCAAAATTGAACTACATTGATATTATTGTCAAGGCATCACTTGATTTCAAGAGCTCAGCTACAAATATACAGCTGAAAAATGAACCAGCACTG GTACGCGTCACCGTGTTTCCGGAGCACAGAGTTGCGCAGTACGGCGGTATGCCCTGGTGGGTCTTACTGGTGGCCATTTTACTCGGACTCCTTTTGCTGGGCCTTTTGGTCTTCTTGCTTTGGAAG TGTGGATTTTTCAAACGTTCCAAGTATGATGACAGCGTCCCCAGTTATAGTGCTGTGCGGATAAAGTGGGAAGAGAGGGGAAAAGAGCCGGGGAAAGAAGAAATGGATCCTCCGGAGAAGAAACAATGGATGACTTCTTGGAATGAAAATGAGAGCTACTCATAG
- the LOC109094576 gene encoding integrin alpha-6-like isoform X2 — MTLTLPLLSLLGWTLISAFNLDKDNVIRKMGNANSLFGFSLAMHRQLRPADKRMLLVGAPKAKALSGQKSSITGGMYKCDINSPSQFCQRVMFDNEENLQTENKENQWMGVTVQSQGPGGKILACAHRYQRRMFVGLPQELRDVTGRCYVLSEDLTINNSEDEDGGEWMFCNGRNRGHERFGSCQQGLSATFTKDHHYLVFGAPGAYNWKGLVRMEQKNSSLWEMNVFDDGPYEVGDENQLDPELVPVPANSYLGFSLDSGKMLTKRGQLTIVAGAPRANHSGAVVLLKKDDVKSSMLTAEYILEGSGLASSFGYDLAVLDINGDGWQDIVVGAPQYFIKDGDIGGAIYVYLNEEGAWDKITPKRIEGAAYSMFGLAVENMGDVNLDGYHDVAVGAPYDSKGVGKVFIFHGSTTGLNKAQVLEGQDHKVKLFGYSLAGNMDLDRNNYPDLAIGSLSDSVFVYRARSVISIEKTVTTTPKELDLTKKNCGDTICLDVKACFKFTVKPQNYNPTLRVKYTITVESERKKLSLPSRVIFNPRSVNEYESTGEVELKGQGTESCVTRGLRLQETLKDKLRSIPIDVSVEILNPSTRRKRQSALPNLLPILDKNQEATTATNVQFIKEGCGTDFVCNSDLRLQYKFHTREPNTYIFHPLPEEKGAPILSLSDQKDIALEIKVENKGEDAYEAQLSSSFPKSLSYSKVYTKSDDKPFSCQANQNGSQAECEIGNPFKKDAETTFYFILSTGGISLDTTEIEIDLVLKTTSNQTQLPRIKAKATVKIQLLLSLSGIAKPSQVYFTGEVKGESAMKLATDVGSPIDYEFRVTNLGKPLKSFGTASMVIQWPKHNSQGKWLLYLMKMTSSGLDSFSCTNQNEVNKLGLKEPSESRTKREIGETPAKEGTASLFTDKRKYIVLSCEDGAECITFRCPLAGMDSNAVISLRAYLWNSTFLEDYAKLNYIDIIVKASLDFKSSATNIQLKNEPALVRVTVFPEHRVAQYGGMPWWVLLVAILLGLLLLGLLVFLLWKCGFFKRSKYDDSVPSYSAVRIKWEERGKEPGKEEMDPPEKKQWMTSWNENESYS, encoded by the exons ATGACTTTAACTTTACCGCTTCTCAGTTTGTTGGGATGGACGCTGATCTCTGCCTTCAACCTGGACAAGGACAATGTTATCAGGAAAATGGGAAATGCCAACAGTTTGTTCGGTTTCTCCCTTGCCATGCACCGACAACTCAGACCAGCTGATAAAAGAat GTTGCTTGTTGGTGCACCAAAAGCTAAAGCATTGTCCGGGCAGAAGTCAAGCATTACGGGAGGCATGTACAAATGTGACATAAATTCTCCCAGTCAGTTTTGCCAACGAGTGATGTTTGACAATGAAG AAAACCTGCAAACGGAAAATAAGGAAAACCAGTGGATGGGAGTTACTGTACAGAGCCAGGGACCTGGAGGAAAGATAttg GCCTGTGCGCATCGCTACCAGCGACGCATGTTTGTGGGATTACCTCAGGAGCTGCGTGATGTCACGGGTCGTTGCTACGTACTTAGTGAGGACCTAACGATTAATAATTCCGAAGATGAAGATGGAGGGGAGTGGATGTTCTGTAAcgggagaaacagaggacacGAGCGCTTTGGATCATGCCAGCAGGGTCTCTCTGCCACATTCACAAAGGACCATCACTATCTGGTGTTTGGAGCACCGGGTGCTTACAACTGGAAAG GACTGGTGCGGATGGAGCAGAAGAACAGCTCTCTGTGGGAAATGAATGTCTTTGATGACGGCCCATATGAAGTCGGAGATGAGAATCAACTTGATCCAGAGCTGGTGCCTGTCCCTGCTAACAGTTATTTAG GTTTTTCTCTGGACTCTGGAAAAATGCTGACCAAGAGAGGTCAATTGACTATTGTTGCTGGGGCTCCAAGAGCCAATCACAGTGGGGCAGTTGTGCTATTAAAGAAGGACGACGTTAAATCATCCATGTTGACAGCTGAATACATACTGGAGGGTTCCGGACTTGCCTCTTCCTTTGGTTATGATCTTGCGGTGCTTGACATTAATGGAGATGG GTGGCAGGACATTGTAGTCGGAGCACCTCAGTACTTTATTAAGGACGGTGATATCGGTGGGGCCATCTATGTTTATCTTAACGAGGAAGGGGCTTGGGACAAGATCACCCCCAAGAGAATTGAAGGAGCTGCTTATTCCATGTTTGGTTTGGCTGTGGAAAACATGGGAGATGTGAACCTGGATGGTTATCATG ATGTTGCAGTTGGTGCCCCATATGACAGTAAGGGAGTTGGAAAAGTATTTATCTTCCATGGTTCAACAACAGGTCTTAACAAAGCCCAG GTTCTTGAAGGACAAGATCACAAAGTGAAACTCTTCGGATACTCTCTTGCTGGCAACATGGATTTAGACAGAAATAATTACCCTGATCTGGCTATCGGATCTCTCTCTGATTCAGTGTTTGTGTACAG GGCACGGTCAGTTATCAGCATTGAAAAGACTGTCACCACCACTCCAAAGGAGTTAGATCTCACGAAGAAAAACTGTGGAGACACTATATG cCTTGATGTAAAAGCCTGCTTCAAATTTACAGTCAAACCCCAAAACTACAATCCTACACTGA GGGTGAAATACACTATCACGGTTGAATCTGAACGGAAGAAACTTAGTCTTCCTTCTAGAGTCATCTTCAACCCGCGCTCAGTCAATGAGTATGAAAGCACAGGAGAAGTAGAGCTCAAGGGTCAGGGCACAGAAAGCTGCGTTACCAGAGGCCTCAGACTGCAG GAAACCCTAAAAGACAAACTGAGAAGTATCCCGATTGATGTCTCTGTGGAGATCCTGAACCCATCCACACGCAGGAAGAGACAGAGTGCTCTCCCGAACCTGCTTCCCATCCTGGACAAGAACCAAGAAGCCACCACTGCTACCAAT GTTCAATTTATCAAGGAAGGATGTGGTACTGATTTTGTCTGTAATAGTGACCTGCGACTACAGTATAAATTCCACACCAGGGAACCAAACACATACATCTTTCATCCATTACCTga ggAAAAAGGAGCTCCCATCCTGTCTCTTAGTGATCAGAAGGACATTGCCTTGGAGATCAAGGTGGAGAACAAGGGTGAAGATGCTTATGAAGCGCAGCTGTCTTCCTCGTTCCCCAAATCCCTCTCTTATTCGAAAGTTTACACTAAATCTGAT GATAAACCTTTCAGTTGTCAGGCCAATCAGAATGGGTCACAAGCCGAATGCGAAATTGGAAATCCATTCAAAAAAGATGCTGAg aCAACTTTTTACTTCATTCTGAGCACGGGAGGAATTTCTTTGGATACaactgaaattgaaattgatCTTGTACTCAAAAC GACAAGTAATCAGACCCAGTTACCAAGAATCAAAGCCAAAGCCACTGTTAAGATCCAGCTGCTGTTGTCCCTCTCAGG CATTGCTAAGCCATCTCAGGTCTACTTTACTGGAGAAGTTAAAGGAGAGAGCGCAATGAAGTTGGCAACTGATGTCGGCAGTCCAATTGACTATGAATTCAGG GTTACAAATTTGGGCAAACCCCTTAAATCATTCGGTACGGCTTCTATGGTTATCCAATGGCCTAAGCATAACTCTCAGGGCAAGTGGCTGCTGTACCTCATGAAGATGACCTCCTCCGGTTTAGACAGCTTCAGCTGCACCAATCAAAATGAGGTCAACAAACTCGGTTTGAAG GAGCCTTCAGAGTCACGAACTAAACGTGAAATTGGGGAAACTCCTGCAAAAGAGGGAACAGCCTCTCTCTTTACTGACAAGAGGAAATACATTGTTTTG TCGTGTGAGGATGGGGCGGAGTGTATCACATTCAGATGTCCTCTAGCGGGAATGGACAGCAATGCTGTCATCAGCCTGAGAGCTTATCTTTGGAACTCTACCTTCCTGGAG GACTATGCAAAATTGAACTACATTGATATTATTGTCAAGGCATCACTTGATTTCAAGAGCTCAGCTACAAATATACAGCTGAAAAATGAACCAGCACTG GTACGCGTCACCGTGTTTCCGGAGCACAGAGTTGCGCAGTACGGCGGTATGCCCTGGTGGGTCTTACTGGTGGCCATTTTACTCGGACTCCTTTTGCTGGGCCTTTTGGTCTTCTTGCTTTGGAAG TGTGGATTTTTCAAACGTTCCAAGTATGATGACAGCGTCCCCAGTTATAGTGCTGTGCGGATAAAGTGGGAAGAGAGGGGAAAAGAGCCGGGGAAAGAAGAAATGGATCCTCCGGAGAAGAAACAATGGATGACTTCTTGGAATGAAAATGAGAGCTACTCATAG